One part of the Musa acuminata AAA Group cultivar baxijiao chromosome BXJ1-5, Cavendish_Baxijiao_AAA, whole genome shotgun sequence genome encodes these proteins:
- the LOC135674899 gene encoding NAC domain-containing protein 2-like isoform X1: protein MRRMILSYKGCIIWKLCSEKSFYVWIFHTLNRYTTRSTERRIARRKMNAMLLPPGFRFHPTDEELVGYYLKRKVDGLKIELEVIPVIDLCKFDPWELPDKSLLPRRDMEWFFFCPRDRKYPNGSRTNRATVSGYWKSTGKDRKISCESSVFGLRKTLVFYRGRAPGGERTDWIMHEYRLCEDLFQGASNFLGAFALCRVVKRSGNGVTSSDRHGEPKAKRCPKRNFDEALHGTEESSSLDLIDSSCNASDLPSPETVIAFREPHVISDASKADGGASMPSNGVPNPTREAFTVDEPGNALFSSFPSPARCMGMGMCMGMCSSSWEDITFHSLRWDATTYIDESYGGTEDFGAAASAHICRQASEGEEANLWLQEDNIVTVM from the exons ATGAGAAGAATGATATTGAGCTATAAGGGTTGCATCATCTGGAAGTTGTGCTCGGAGAAGAGTTTCTATGTTTGGATATTCCATACTCTGAATAGGTACACTACGAG ATCGACCGAGCGTAGAATTGCAAGAAGAAAAATGAATGCTATGTTGTTGCCACCCGGCTTTCGGTTTCATCCTACGGACGAGGAGTTAGTCGGATACTACCTGAAGAGAAAAGTAGATGGGCTTAAGATTGAGCTCGAGGTCATTCCAGTGATCGATTTGTGCAAGTTTGATCCTTGGGAGCTACCAG ACAAATCGTTACTTCCAAGAAGAGACATGGAGTGGTTCTTCTTCTGCCCACGGGATCGCAAATACCCAAACGGTTCACGCACGAACAGAGCTACCGTTTCTGGATACTGGAAATCCACCGGCAAAGATAGAAAGATTTCATGTGAGTCTTCCGTGTTCGGGTTGAGGAAAACACTCGTCTTCTACCGCGGACGGGCTCCCGGGGGAGAAAGAACCGATTGGATCATGCACGAGTACCGTCTTTGCGAAGATCTTTTCCAAGGAGCTTCGAACTTTCTG GGAGCTTTTGCCTTGTGCCGAGTAGTCAAGAGAAGTGGCAATGGGGTGACAAGTAGCGATCGACATGGAGAACCCAAAGCTAAAAGGTGTCCCAAGAGAAACTTCGATGAGGCCTTGCACGGCACAGAGGAAAGTTCATCTCTTGATCTCATTGACAGCAGCTGCAACGCATCTGACCTCCCCTCACCAGAAACTGTGATAGCCTTCAGAGAACCGCATGTGATTTCAGATGCATCGAAG GCGGATGGAGGAGCTTCAATGCCCTCAAATGGGGTTCCCAACCCAACGAGAGAAGCCTTCACCGTCGATGAACCTGGGAATGCACTCTTCTCGTCTTTCCCAAGTCCTGCACGTTGCATGGGCATGGGCATGTGCATGGGCATGTGCAGCAGCAGCTGGGAAGACATCACGTTCCACAGCCTCCGGTGGGATGCAACAACATACATCGACGAATCATATGGTG GTACAGAAGATTTCGGTGCAGCAGCATCTGCTCACATTTGTCGGCAGGCAAGTGAAGGAGAAGAAGCCAACTTATGGTTGCAGGAAGACAACATAGTGACTGTGATGTGA
- the LOC135674899 gene encoding NAC domain-containing protein 2-like isoform X2 has product MRRMILSYKGCIIWKLCSEKSFYVWIFHTLNRYTTRSTERRIARRKMNAMLLPPGFRFHPTDEELVGYYLKRKVDGLKIELEVIPVIDLCKFDPWELPDKSLLPRRDMEWFFFCPRDRKYPNGSRTNRATVSGYWKSTGKDRKISCESSVFGLRKTLVFYRGRAPGGERTDWIMHEYRLCEDLFQGASNFLGAFALCRVVKRSGNGVTSSDRHGEPKAKRCPKRNFDEALHGTEESSSLDLIDSSCNASDLPSPETVIAFREPHVISDASKADGGASMPSNGVPNPTREAFTVDEPGNALFSSFPSPARCMGMGMCMGMCSSSWEDITFHSLRWDATTYIDESYGTEDFGAAASAHICRQASEGEEANLWLQEDNIVTVM; this is encoded by the exons ATGAGAAGAATGATATTGAGCTATAAGGGTTGCATCATCTGGAAGTTGTGCTCGGAGAAGAGTTTCTATGTTTGGATATTCCATACTCTGAATAGGTACACTACGAG ATCGACCGAGCGTAGAATTGCAAGAAGAAAAATGAATGCTATGTTGTTGCCACCCGGCTTTCGGTTTCATCCTACGGACGAGGAGTTAGTCGGATACTACCTGAAGAGAAAAGTAGATGGGCTTAAGATTGAGCTCGAGGTCATTCCAGTGATCGATTTGTGCAAGTTTGATCCTTGGGAGCTACCAG ACAAATCGTTACTTCCAAGAAGAGACATGGAGTGGTTCTTCTTCTGCCCACGGGATCGCAAATACCCAAACGGTTCACGCACGAACAGAGCTACCGTTTCTGGATACTGGAAATCCACCGGCAAAGATAGAAAGATTTCATGTGAGTCTTCCGTGTTCGGGTTGAGGAAAACACTCGTCTTCTACCGCGGACGGGCTCCCGGGGGAGAAAGAACCGATTGGATCATGCACGAGTACCGTCTTTGCGAAGATCTTTTCCAAGGAGCTTCGAACTTTCTG GGAGCTTTTGCCTTGTGCCGAGTAGTCAAGAGAAGTGGCAATGGGGTGACAAGTAGCGATCGACATGGAGAACCCAAAGCTAAAAGGTGTCCCAAGAGAAACTTCGATGAGGCCTTGCACGGCACAGAGGAAAGTTCATCTCTTGATCTCATTGACAGCAGCTGCAACGCATCTGACCTCCCCTCACCAGAAACTGTGATAGCCTTCAGAGAACCGCATGTGATTTCAGATGCATCGAAG GCGGATGGAGGAGCTTCAATGCCCTCAAATGGGGTTCCCAACCCAACGAGAGAAGCCTTCACCGTCGATGAACCTGGGAATGCACTCTTCTCGTCTTTCCCAAGTCCTGCACGTTGCATGGGCATGGGCATGTGCATGGGCATGTGCAGCAGCAGCTGGGAAGACATCACGTTCCACAGCCTCCGGTGGGATGCAACAACATACATCGACGAATCATATG GTACAGAAGATTTCGGTGCAGCAGCATCTGCTCACATTTGTCGGCAGGCAAGTGAAGGAGAAGAAGCCAACTTATGGTTGCAGGAAGACAACATAGTGACTGTGATGTGA
- the LOC135672955 gene encoding probable serine/threonine-protein kinase At1g01540: protein MAFWSSGGVGGFVDTELSKKTSIFGLRLWVLLGVCVGAAIVLVLFLFSLCLSSRRRSSPALPSSASAPAAAAARIKKPLRLHLRDSNPPVSKDIPEIPFHSLAAPLAPAIDVRVDLGKANHRAALADHFRPPPAPPSASTTGTASGETVGTPSSTGGGGPPEVSPLGWGRWYTLRELEEATGGLAEENVIGEGGYGIVYLGKLADNTLVAIKNMLNSRGQAEKEFKVEVEAIGRVRHKNLVRLLGYCVEGAYRMLVYEYLDNGNLDQWLHGDIGEVSPLSWDIRMKIILGTAKGLAYLHEGLEPRIVHRDVKSSNILLDRQWNPKVSDFGLAKLLCSERSYVTTRVMGTFGYVAPEYASTGMLNERSDVYSFGVLIVEIISGRSPVDYSRPSGEVTLVEWLKTMVGDKKSEQVVDPRMPEKPCPKALKRMILVALHCVDPDAQKRPKMGHVIHMLEMDDLLARDDRKLGRRASPALLSDRRNTRGEENSSNHLHRSR, encoded by the exons ATGGCGTTTTGGAGCAGCGGCGGAGTAGGAGGATTTGTCGACACCGAGCTGTCGAAGAAGACGTCCATCTTCGGCCTTAGGCTCTGGGTGCTCCTCGGTGTCTGCGTCGGTGCCGCCATCGTCCtcgttctcttcctcttctccctctgccTCTCCTCCCGCCGCCGGAGCTCTCCTGCCCTCCCCTCCTCTGCCTCcgctcccgccgccgccgccgcccgcaTAAAGAAGCCCCTCAGACTCCACCTCCGCGACTCCAACCCTCCTGTCTCCAAGGACATCCCCGAGATCCCCTTCCACTCTCTCGCCGCCCCACTTGCTCCCGCCATCGACGTTCGGGTGGACCTCGGGAAGGCAAACCACCGCGCCGCGCTCGCCGACCACTTCCGCCCTCCGCCGGCCCCGCCTTCGGCGTCTACGACAGGGACGGCCAGCGGGGAAACCGTCGGCACTCCGTCGTCCACCGGCGGGGGCGGCCCGCCGGAGGTGTCGCCTTTAGGTTGGGGGCGTTGGTATACGCTGCGGGAGCTGGAGGAGGCCACCGGCGGGCTCGCCGAGGAGAATGTGATCGGGGAGGGAGGCTACGGTATCGTGTACCTCGGGAAGTTGGCCGATAACACCCTCGTCGCCATCAAGAATATGCTCAACAGCAG GGGTCAAGCGGAAAAGGAATTCAAGGTTGAGGTCGAAGCAATCGGTCGTGTGAGGCACAAGAATCTGGTCAGATTGCTTGGTTACTGTGTTGAGGGGGCCTATAG GATGCTTGTATACGAGTATTTGGATAATGGTAATCTTGATCAGTGGCTTCATGGCGACATCGGAGAAGTGAGTCCTTTGTCATGGGATATCAGAATGAAGATAATACTTGGAACCGCAAAAGG CTTGGCCTATCTTCACGAAGGACTAGAACCAAGGATTGTACACCGTGATGTTAAATCTAGCAATATACTACTTGATCGACAGTGGAATCCCAAGGTATCAGATTTTGGGCTGGCGAAGCTCTTGTGTTCGGAGAGGAGCTATGTCACCACTCGTGTTATGGGCACATTTGG GTATGTCGCTCCAGAATATGCTAGCACTGGAATGCTGAATGAAAGAAgtgatgtttacagcttcggaGTACTTATCGTGGAAATCATATCAGGAAGATCTCCTGTTGATTATTCAAGACCTTCTGGAGAG GTGACTTTGGTTGAGTGGCTAAAGACCATGGTTGGTGACAAGAAATCTGAGCAAGTAGTGGATCCTAGGATGCCCGAGAAACCATGTCCCAAAGCACTGAAAAGGATGATTCTGGTGGCCCTCCATTGTGTGGATCCTGATGCACAGAAACGACCAAAAATGGGGCATGTCATCCACATGCTCGAAATGGATGACTTGCTAGCTCGAGAT GATCGTAAACTTGGGCGGAGAGCATCTCCTGCTTTATTATCAGACAGACGCAATACGAGAGGAGAGGAAAACTCGAGCAATCATCTTCATAGGTCAAGATAG
- the LOC135672956 gene encoding 2-C-methyl-D-erythritol 2,4-cyclodiphosphate synthase, chloroplastic-like, producing MASSSSLFLSSPPIASKSTRIPPPLSLPLASAFSNSLRLHPRRSLTAAAAALQAEKQDSVKLEPVHSPPPPSLPFRVGHGFDLHRLEPGLPLIIGGIAIPHDRGCEAHSDGDVLLHCVVDAILGALGLPDIGQIFPDSDPKWKGAASSVFVREAVKLMHEAGYELGNLDATLILQRPKLSPHKEAIRSNLCDLLGAHPSVVNLKAKTHEKVDSLGENRSIAAHTVVLLFRK from the exons ATGGCTTCGTCGTCGTCCCTGTTCTTGAGCTCGCCGCCAATCGCCTCTAAATCCACCAGAATTCCACCTCCACTCTCCCTTCCCTTAGCCTCTGCCTTTTCCAACTCCCTCAGGCTGCATCCCCGGCGGTCGctgaccgccgccgccgccgccctccaGGCGGAGAAGCAGGACTCCGTGAAGCTGGAACCAGTGCACTCGCCACCTCCCCCGTCTCTTCCATTTCGAGTGGGCCACGGATTCGACCTCCACCGCCTCGAACCGGGCCTTCCGTTGATCATCGGGGGCATCGCCATCCCTCACGACCGGGGCTGCGAGGCGCACTCCGATG GGGATGTGTTGCTTCACTGCGTGGTCGATGCGATTTTGGGCGCTTTGGGGCTTCCGGACATTGGTCAGATCTTTCCGGATTCTGATCCCAAGTGGAAGGGCGCCGCCTCTTCGGTCTTCGTGAGAGAAGCT GTAAAACTGATGCATGAAGCTGGTTATGAGCTGGGAAACTTGGATGCCACTTTGATTCTACAAAGGCCAAAACTAAGCCCTCATAAGGAGGCTATCAGGTCTAATTTGTGTGATCTGCTTGGAGCACACCCTTCAGTTGTTAACCTGaaagcaaaaacacatgagaagGTCGACAGTCTTGGAGAAAACAGAAGTATAGCAGCACATACTGTGGTTCTTCTTTTTAGGAAGTAA
- the LOC135674899 gene encoding NAC domain-containing protein 2-like isoform X3, with the protein MRRMILSYKGCIIWKLCSEKSFYVWIFHTLNRSTERRIARRKMNAMLLPPGFRFHPTDEELVGYYLKRKVDGLKIELEVIPVIDLCKFDPWELPDKSLLPRRDMEWFFFCPRDRKYPNGSRTNRATVSGYWKSTGKDRKISCESSVFGLRKTLVFYRGRAPGGERTDWIMHEYRLCEDLFQGASNFLGAFALCRVVKRSGNGVTSSDRHGEPKAKRCPKRNFDEALHGTEESSSLDLIDSSCNASDLPSPETVIAFREPHVISDASKADGGASMPSNGVPNPTREAFTVDEPGNALFSSFPSPARCMGMGMCMGMCSSSWEDITFHSLRWDATTYIDESYGGTEDFGAAASAHICRQASEGEEANLWLQEDNIVTVM; encoded by the exons ATGAGAAGAATGATATTGAGCTATAAGGGTTGCATCATCTGGAAGTTGTGCTCGGAGAAGAGTTTCTATGTTTGGATATTCCATACTCTGAATAG ATCGACCGAGCGTAGAATTGCAAGAAGAAAAATGAATGCTATGTTGTTGCCACCCGGCTTTCGGTTTCATCCTACGGACGAGGAGTTAGTCGGATACTACCTGAAGAGAAAAGTAGATGGGCTTAAGATTGAGCTCGAGGTCATTCCAGTGATCGATTTGTGCAAGTTTGATCCTTGGGAGCTACCAG ACAAATCGTTACTTCCAAGAAGAGACATGGAGTGGTTCTTCTTCTGCCCACGGGATCGCAAATACCCAAACGGTTCACGCACGAACAGAGCTACCGTTTCTGGATACTGGAAATCCACCGGCAAAGATAGAAAGATTTCATGTGAGTCTTCCGTGTTCGGGTTGAGGAAAACACTCGTCTTCTACCGCGGACGGGCTCCCGGGGGAGAAAGAACCGATTGGATCATGCACGAGTACCGTCTTTGCGAAGATCTTTTCCAAGGAGCTTCGAACTTTCTG GGAGCTTTTGCCTTGTGCCGAGTAGTCAAGAGAAGTGGCAATGGGGTGACAAGTAGCGATCGACATGGAGAACCCAAAGCTAAAAGGTGTCCCAAGAGAAACTTCGATGAGGCCTTGCACGGCACAGAGGAAAGTTCATCTCTTGATCTCATTGACAGCAGCTGCAACGCATCTGACCTCCCCTCACCAGAAACTGTGATAGCCTTCAGAGAACCGCATGTGATTTCAGATGCATCGAAG GCGGATGGAGGAGCTTCAATGCCCTCAAATGGGGTTCCCAACCCAACGAGAGAAGCCTTCACCGTCGATGAACCTGGGAATGCACTCTTCTCGTCTTTCCCAAGTCCTGCACGTTGCATGGGCATGGGCATGTGCATGGGCATGTGCAGCAGCAGCTGGGAAGACATCACGTTCCACAGCCTCCGGTGGGATGCAACAACATACATCGACGAATCATATGGTG GTACAGAAGATTTCGGTGCAGCAGCATCTGCTCACATTTGTCGGCAGGCAAGTGAAGGAGAAGAAGCCAACTTATGGTTGCAGGAAGACAACATAGTGACTGTGATGTGA
- the LOC103983823 gene encoding AT-hook motif nuclear-localized protein 10 — translation MDAREPPRLSSSQPPGVVEGPGSYGAGLPNNPMVAHNSAGVMEGMRLSFNPMTSPASKPVDLTGSLYQGDGFSGIRQGGLFNMGESVKKKRGRPRKYGPDAGMGLALTPPSSASGYSNSSASDPAAKRRGRPPGSGKKQQLEALGAPGIGFTPHIITVKIGEDIASKIMAFSQQGRRTVCILSANGAVSDVTLRQPAISGGTVTYEGRFEIISLSGSFLLTEDGSTRSRSGGLSIALAGSDGRILGGGVAGMLVAATPVQVVVGSFIAEGKKPKPEPLRWEPSSVPPQMTGFGAVVTASPPSEGTSSESCEDPGSPTNQSGGTCNNSSQHVQSAYPPVSWPHPASLNRHEPDMKLMPN, via the exons ATGGACGCTAGAGAGCCTCCGAGATTGAGCTCGTCGCAGCCTCCCGGTGTAGTGGAGGGTCCCGGCTCCTACGGAGCTGGACTGCCGAACAATCCGATGGTGGCGCATAATTCAGCTGGAGTGATGGAGGGCATGCGGCTTTCTTTTAACCCCATGACTTCACCTGCGTCGAAGCCGGTGGACTTGACCGGTTCTTTGTACCAAGGAGATGGTTTCTCTGGAATCAGGCAAGGTGGTCTATTTAACATGGGTGAGTCggtgaagaagaagagaggaaggccAAGAAAGTATGGACCAGATGCTGGCATGGGTTTGGCCTTAACTCCACCATCTTCAGCTTCGGGATACTCTAATAGTTCAGCCTCTGATCCAGCAGCTAAGCGTCGAGGCCGCCCTCCCGGTTCAGGGAAGAAGCAGCAACTGGAAGCGTTGG GTGCCCCAGGGATTGGCTTTACTCCTCATATTATCACTGTTAAAATTGGAGAG GATATTGCTTCAAAAATCATGGCCTTTTCGCAACAAGGACGTCGGACAGTCTGTATTCTGTCAGCAAATGGTGCTGTCTCTGATGTAACACTTCGGCAGCCAGCAATATCTGGTGGAACAGTAACTTATGAG GGACGGTTTGAGATCATCTCTTTATCAGGTTCTTTCCTGCTCACAGAAGATGGTAGCACTCGTAGTAGAAGTGGTGGCTTGAGCATCGCACTAGCAGGATCTGATGGCCGCATTCTTGGTGGCGGGGTTGCTGGAATGCTTGTGGCAGCGACACCTGTGCAG GTTGTGGTAGGAAGCTTCATTGCGGAAGGGAAAAAGCCGAAGCCAGAGCCATTGAGGTGGGAACCTTCATCAGTTCCACCTCAGATGACTGGGTTTGGAGCAGTGGTAACAGCCAGCCCGCCATCCGAAGGGACATCAAGTGAATCTTGTGAGGACCCTGGCAGCCCCACAAATCAGAGCGGTGGCACCTGCAACAACTCCAGTCAGCACGTTCAATCTGCGTATCCACCTGTCAGCTGGCCTCACCCAGCAAGTCTAAACAGGCACGAACCCGACATGAAACTGATGCCTAACTAA
- the LOC135674899 gene encoding protein NTM1-like 9 isoform X4: MNAMLLPPGFRFHPTDEELVGYYLKRKVDGLKIELEVIPVIDLCKFDPWELPDKSLLPRRDMEWFFFCPRDRKYPNGSRTNRATVSGYWKSTGKDRKISCESSVFGLRKTLVFYRGRAPGGERTDWIMHEYRLCEDLFQGASNFLGAFALCRVVKRSGNGVTSSDRHGEPKAKRCPKRNFDEALHGTEESSSLDLIDSSCNASDLPSPETVIAFREPHVISDASKADGGASMPSNGVPNPTREAFTVDEPGNALFSSFPSPARCMGMGMCMGMCSSSWEDITFHSLRWDATTYIDESYGGTEDFGAAASAHICRQASEGEEANLWLQEDNIVTVM; the protein is encoded by the exons ATGAATGCTATGTTGTTGCCACCCGGCTTTCGGTTTCATCCTACGGACGAGGAGTTAGTCGGATACTACCTGAAGAGAAAAGTAGATGGGCTTAAGATTGAGCTCGAGGTCATTCCAGTGATCGATTTGTGCAAGTTTGATCCTTGGGAGCTACCAG ACAAATCGTTACTTCCAAGAAGAGACATGGAGTGGTTCTTCTTCTGCCCACGGGATCGCAAATACCCAAACGGTTCACGCACGAACAGAGCTACCGTTTCTGGATACTGGAAATCCACCGGCAAAGATAGAAAGATTTCATGTGAGTCTTCCGTGTTCGGGTTGAGGAAAACACTCGTCTTCTACCGCGGACGGGCTCCCGGGGGAGAAAGAACCGATTGGATCATGCACGAGTACCGTCTTTGCGAAGATCTTTTCCAAGGAGCTTCGAACTTTCTG GGAGCTTTTGCCTTGTGCCGAGTAGTCAAGAGAAGTGGCAATGGGGTGACAAGTAGCGATCGACATGGAGAACCCAAAGCTAAAAGGTGTCCCAAGAGAAACTTCGATGAGGCCTTGCACGGCACAGAGGAAAGTTCATCTCTTGATCTCATTGACAGCAGCTGCAACGCATCTGACCTCCCCTCACCAGAAACTGTGATAGCCTTCAGAGAACCGCATGTGATTTCAGATGCATCGAAG GCGGATGGAGGAGCTTCAATGCCCTCAAATGGGGTTCCCAACCCAACGAGAGAAGCCTTCACCGTCGATGAACCTGGGAATGCACTCTTCTCGTCTTTCCCAAGTCCTGCACGTTGCATGGGCATGGGCATGTGCATGGGCATGTGCAGCAGCAGCTGGGAAGACATCACGTTCCACAGCCTCCGGTGGGATGCAACAACATACATCGACGAATCATATGGTG GTACAGAAGATTTCGGTGCAGCAGCATCTGCTCACATTTGTCGGCAGGCAAGTGAAGGAGAAGAAGCCAACTTATGGTTGCAGGAAGACAACATAGTGACTGTGATGTGA